The following coding sequences lie in one Carassius carassius chromosome 1, fCarCar2.1, whole genome shotgun sequence genomic window:
- the LOC132092396 gene encoding gastrula zinc finger protein XlCGF57.1-like → MKEERQDLNEVEEKYQDQKDQDVNGKKSVSSSLKTTEVKRPFSCSQCGKSFIFNSNLKTHMLFHTGIKPFSCSQCGKSFTRKENLEKHMFIHIGIKPFSCSQCGKSFTRKGSLKDHMFIHTGIKPFSCSQCGNTFARKESLEKHMFIHTRIKLFSCSQCGKSFTRKGSLKDHMFIHTGIKPFSCSQCGNTFARKESLEKHMFIHTGIKPFSCSQCGKSFTRKGSLKDHMFIHTGIKPFICSQCGKSFIQKAQLETHLVTHTLDKSFSCSQCGKSFTNKVSLKHHMLIHTEIKPFSCSQCGKSFTSKVGLKNHMIIHTGKKYFSCSQCGKHFICNSHLKRHMLIHTGIKSFSCSQCGKSFTLKENLKTHLVTHTSENPFSCSQCGKCFTYKSSLKRHMLIHIG, encoded by the coding sequence ATGAAAGAAGAAAGGCAAGATCTGAATGAGGTGGAGGAGAAATATCAGGATCAGAAAGATCAAGATGTCAATGGCAAAAAATCAGTGAGTTCCAGCCTTAAAACAACAGAAGTCAAGaggcctttcagctgctctcagtgtggaaagagtttcatatTTAACAGTAATCTTAAGACTCACATGTTATTTCATACTGGgataaagcctttcagctgctctcagtgtggaaagagttttacacgcAAAGAAAACCTTGAGAAGcacatgtttattcatattggaataaagcctttcagctgctctcagtgtggaaagagttttacacggAAAGGAAGCTTAAAGGATCACATGTTTATTCATACTGgaataaagcctttcagctgctctcagtgtggaaacactttTGCACGCAAAGAAAGCCTTGAGAAGCACATGTTTATTCATACTAGAATAAAgcttttcagctgctctcagtgtggaaagagttttacacggAAAGGAAGCTTAAAGGATCACATGTTTATTCATACTGgaataaagcctttcagctgctctcagtgtggaaacactttTGCACGCAAAGAAAGCCTTGAGAAGCACATGTTTATTCATACTGGAATAAAGCCTTTCagttgctctcagtgtggaaagagttttacacggAAAGGAAGCTTAAAGGATCACATGTTTATTCATACTGGAATAAAGCCTTTcatctgctctcagtgtggaaagagttttatacAGAAAGCACAACTTGAGACTCATTTGGTAACTCACACTTTAGATAaatctttcagctgctctcagtgtggaaagagttttacaaatAAAGTAAGCTTAAAGcatcacatgttaattcatactgaaataaagcctttcagctgctctcagtgtggaaagagttttacatcTAAAGTAGGCCTTAAGAACCACATGATAATTCATACTGGAAAAAAGtatttcagctgctctcagtgtggaaagcaTTTCATATGTAACAGTCATCTTAAgaggcacatgttaattcatactgggataaagtctttcagctgctctcagtgtggaaagagttttacccTGAAAGAAAACCTTAAGACTCATTTGGTAACTCACACTTCAGAAAatcctttcagctgctctcagtgtggaaagtgttttacATATAAATCAAGCCTTAAgaggcacatgttaattcatattgGGTAA